From one Luteolibacter sp. SL250 genomic stretch:
- a CDS encoding SGNH/GDSL hydrolase family protein gives MHPLKLLPALVCLVSLPSAHAGEVFQIRDGLPSFFGKVTNPGEEPVRVSYFGGSITEGAGSSDPKFSYRSLLTEWLKKQYPQAKIQPFNAAIGGTGSWLGAYRCWEDVGYQRPDLVIVEFAVNDGGLPENEVLASMEGIVRKLREQTPSKPDILFLYTMTTGQLEDFKRGELPATTRYHEKIAEHYGIPSVAMSRHAADQIIAGKLTAEAFAKDGVHPTDAGYALYLEALKPFFTKAATISTARKPLPAPLARRPLQEARLISYDWTELDAGWLGWQLSPTDRIPHLAVSDKPGSTITLKFKGAQAGIYCIIGPDTGNIEYSLDGGEWKHKVLFDKYCLTYARPQAFRLVEGLDPGPERTLRVRIAEDTPEGSKGRFTRLGYFLVDGQVKNPTEGMDPLARIDAIYATMKPVTWQPPAGRWNHLEKTKAKLENGPKLNVVMLGDSIIGDTSSSSFEYLLEKDRPKCDVTKIVSVRGSTGCWWYKDDNRLEQYVFRHNPDLLVIGGISQRGDIGAIRSVIHQCRAKFPDLEVLLLSPTFGAPPNPKTGPSEQYKAYQAALPKLAAEEKCGYFDMTTPWKEYIGSSGYALDSFKRDVVHANDRGKQILGRLMQRFLAP, from the coding sequence ATGCACCCGCTCAAGCTCCTTCCCGCATTGGTCTGTCTCGTCTCCCTCCCCTCCGCCCATGCCGGCGAGGTATTCCAGATCCGCGACGGACTGCCGTCTTTCTTCGGGAAAGTGACGAACCCCGGGGAGGAACCGGTGCGCGTCAGCTACTTCGGCGGCTCCATCACCGAGGGCGCGGGATCCTCCGATCCGAAATTTTCCTACCGCTCGCTCCTCACGGAGTGGCTGAAAAAGCAATACCCGCAGGCGAAAATCCAGCCGTTCAACGCGGCGATCGGCGGCACCGGCTCATGGCTCGGTGCCTACCGCTGCTGGGAGGATGTGGGCTACCAGCGCCCGGACCTGGTGATCGTCGAGTTCGCCGTGAACGACGGTGGACTGCCTGAAAACGAGGTGCTTGCCAGCATGGAAGGCATCGTCCGCAAGCTGAGGGAACAGACTCCGTCAAAGCCGGACATCCTCTTCCTCTACACGATGACCACCGGCCAACTGGAGGATTTCAAGAGGGGCGAACTTCCCGCCACGACCCGCTACCATGAGAAGATCGCGGAGCACTACGGCATCCCCAGCGTCGCGATGTCCCGTCATGCGGCGGACCAGATCATCGCAGGAAAGCTCACCGCGGAGGCATTCGCCAAGGATGGCGTGCATCCCACCGACGCAGGATACGCGCTCTACCTGGAGGCGCTGAAGCCATTCTTCACAAAAGCCGCCACCATCTCCACCGCCCGCAAACCCCTCCCCGCACCACTCGCCCGGCGACCGCTGCAGGAGGCGCGCCTCATTTCGTATGACTGGACGGAACTGGATGCCGGCTGGCTGGGCTGGCAGCTCAGCCCCACCGACAGGATCCCCCACCTGGCGGTGAGCGACAAACCCGGTTCCACCATCACCCTGAAGTTCAAGGGCGCGCAGGCCGGGATCTACTGCATCATCGGCCCCGATACCGGGAACATCGAATACTCGCTGGATGGCGGGGAGTGGAAACACAAGGTTCTCTTTGACAAATACTGCCTCACCTACGCCCGGCCTCAGGCATTCAGGCTGGTGGAAGGCCTCGACCCCGGCCCGGAGCGCACGCTCAGGGTCCGCATCGCGGAAGACACTCCTGAGGGCAGCAAGGGACGCTTCACCCGCCTCGGCTACTTCCTGGTCGATGGACAGGTGAAGAACCCGACGGAAGGCATGGATCCGCTCGCCCGCATCGACGCCATCTATGCGACCATGAAGCCGGTCACCTGGCAGCCGCCCGCCGGTCGCTGGAACCACCTGGAGAAAACCAAGGCCAAGCTGGAGAACGGGCCGAAGCTCAACGTCGTCATGCTGGGCGACAGCATCATTGGTGACACCTCCTCCTCCAGCTTCGAATACCTGCTGGAGAAGGACCGCCCGAAGTGCGACGTCACCAAGATCGTCAGCGTCCGAGGCTCGACCGGTTGCTGGTGGTACAAGGACGACAACCGGCTGGAGCAATACGTCTTCCGCCACAACCCGGACCTGCTCGTCATCGGCGGCATCAGCCAGCGCGGCGACATCGGGGCGATCCGCTCCGTCATCCACCAGTGCCGGGCGAAGTTCCCGGATCTGGAAGTGCTGCTCCTTTCCCCGACCTTCGGCGCTCCGCCAAATCCCAAAACCGGTCCGAGCGAGCAATACAAAGCCTACCAGGCCGCGCTGCCGAAACTCGCCGCCGAAGAGAAGTGCGGCTACTTCGACATGACCACGCCGTGGAAGGAATACATCGGCTCCAGCGGCTATGCCCTGGACTCATTCAAGCGCGACGTCGTCCATGCCAACGACCGCGGAAAGCAGATCCTCGGACGGCTGATGCAGCGCTTCCTGGCTCCGTGA